Within the Setaria viridis chromosome 3, Setaria_viridis_v4.0, whole genome shotgun sequence genome, the region ACACCCCCACCACACAGGGAGCATGGCCAGCCGGTGCGCTCGGACATTAGAGGTAGAGAAGTAGTGGAAGAGCTCGACGGAGGGCATCACGCTGACGAACATCTCACACAGATGTGCGAAGATGGCCAGTGTGAGGACAGTGTTGGGCGTAAGGTACACCAAGTGCAGCTGGTACTCCTCCAGCACGCGGAGGAAAAAACCGGAGAATGGTGGGATGAGAccgcagaagaagaaggagaggaaCATGACCACCTTCCCTAGCTCATTGGGGGTCGTCGAATCCATCGCCCCATGAATCATCATGCCACCGTCTGGCCCAACCGGAGGTAGCATCACTCGGATCCGCTCCAAGGCGTCCGCGGCCATGATCGATGAATGCTTGAGGTGGGTGACCCAAGGATCACGCTGCGGTGGCAGAGGCGCGCGGCGGCTAGAGCGAACACTTCTGGCCATGGCGGTGAGTAGAGAGGCAGGAGAGGAGATTGCGGCAAAGAAGATGAGGACTCGAAGAAGATGACAAGTGGAGAAGGAAGCCCTAAAGCTCGCACATGCAGCCTTATAAAGTGATGAGAGTGGCATTTTGACTTTAAGAAATGGCCGCCGAAAAATAAGTACGAGAGGAACCTAGAATCTAGGGGAATCCCAATCGAAACCTAGGCGTTTGGGCATAAGGTGAAGATGAAGCGTCGAGAGGCAGTCCCCTTCTTTCTATTAGGCCCCACACTTGACCTGAGGAAGGCGGTCCAGCGCGGGGTCGGGAGCTGCTGTCAGCACCAAGGGAACAGGGGTCCCCTGAGAAGGCACTTACAAATAGGACCCGCCTGTAGAAAGGGGCTCCCCCCTCATGAAGCCCAAGTAAAGAGATAGGCATAGAAATCCAAAGCCCAGGAAGGACAAGGAAAATATCGCCTCCACATAGTAGGACCTACTAAGGGCCCACACGATGGGAACGAGACGCAGCTAAGGAGGCCTCCCGGGAAGCCTCTTGGGAAGGCTCGCTTTGAGGCAAAGCAAGCGATGATGTATCCTAGCATAAGAAGGGAACAACAGTTGAGGTAGGTTGTCAGCAGGCGCCCCATCCCCGAAAAAACACCATCATTACAGTCAATGGGACGCGCCTGGGCGCCTCGGGGACTGACGGCCTCACCTATCTCGTCCAACAGGTGGCGAGCACCACCCTCGTGTTCTGAGTGCAGGCCTGGCCCCGGCCACCCTCTGCTAGAGAGGCGGGCCCACACTGTGGACCCAGGAAGTGGCAAAACAGCTCCCGGGAACGCTACCAGATAGGCAGGCCCCTGTTGTGGTCTTAGGAAGCGGCAACGGTCTCCCGGGAAGGGTCCTGGGAAGCCAGATTCAATACCTTTTCCCCTAGGAGGTGGGGCCAGTCCAAGAAGAACAAGGGTTACGGTGATAATATGGTGAAAGAAAACAAGATTGACGTACTGAGGACTTGGTCAGGACACCTCGAAGCCGCACCCACCAAGGCGAGGGGCGTCAGGTCAAGTGGACAACATGTCAGGAGAACTGTAGCTAGGTGGGCGACCATTGGGCCGCCGCATTCACACACAAGGAAGATTGGGGCGCAAGGCTTCCCCCAGTCGTTCCCCCATGGGCCTGGCCTATAAAAAGCCAGCTCTTGTCACAGGAGAGGGATTGAATCCTAGAAGTTCCAAGTGATTCTAAGTAACACAACATATAGGACGTAGGTTATTATGCTTccgagcggcctgaacctgtctaaaaaccCTCTTGAGCACAATCATCCTAAAACTCCCCTAAACGCCTCTCGAATCTCTTCACACGAACTAACCCCCAGGCCGAATCTCTAAAATGGGGTCCCATCGGATCTCCGCTCTCGGTGCTTGACCACCGGCAGTAGATTATCACGGTCCAATAACTATGGTTAACATTACCTCTAAGCTATTTCATTGGTTGCTAATCTATTTTTAGTTGTCTTAGTTATGCCGAAATGACATGGCATTTGATAAGAAAAATAACATATATTTTATGTACATGCTTTTCAGAGCAATACATAACCAGCTAAAAATAGCAATATTGGATATAAATAACTTTTTTAACAGAGGTAGTCAAATCAATTAAATAGAGGTAGCTAATGACTAATTATTAAGGAAGTTTAGCAAAATGTTCCATACGAtcctaaaaaaataataattgatATAAATAACTTTTTAATTGATTTGATTGCGATAAATATTATTTAACTAAATGTATATGGGGAATAATGCCAGTAAGTCTACTTAAATTTGCAAAAAGTCAATTACATTAATCATTCTCAATATTATAAGTGCATACCTAAATTCTTAAGGAGTTCTAGAGGAACAACTCGGTTTCTCTATAAAATCGCTAGAGAAACACTCATGCTGAAGACTATTACCATTAGCTTCAAGCAGGTTTGGCCCACCGTCAAATCACACTTCCCTTCTGATCTTCTACTCACACCACCTTTATTGCAAATTCGACATGACACCACATAATTAACCGATCGACAGTCGACACTAACAAACATCAACTCATCTCACACAAAACACTCTCAAGTAATATTTACTACAATAGTACATTTTTATATCAATTTGATTAAATTCAAATCAATTTGATTATATTCAATTTGATTAAATGTACTATTGTAGTAAATATTATTACGTTTACCATGAAATATATTCTCATACTATACCAACATAAATATTGATAATTTTCTGTATAAACCTGACCAAACTAAAAATAATTAAACATAGGACAAATCTAAAAATGCACTTGCTGGAAGTGCATGCATGTGCtcgccgagtgcgtgctcgtGTTGCATCTCCATGATCCATGGTCCATCATGTGCGGAGACGTGCGTCCCCTAATCGAAAGTCATATGGACGCCAAGTCAAAGCCAGCTtgtaggccttgtttagttgctaaaatttgGAGTTCCAAAATTattgtgccagcactgtagcatactatagcgtttcgtttgtatttgtgaattattgtccaaacattgattaattaggctcaaaagattcgtctcgcaaagtacaacaaaactgtgcaattagtttttaatttcgtctacatttagtactccatgcatgtactgcaagtttgatgtgatggggaattttctttttgcatagtgctaaagttgggagttgggtgaactaaacaagggcttagcTCCATGTGCACTCGGTGCCAAAGCGGTCATGGGTTTCCCGTTTCCAGACCTGGGAAAATGCCTCATTCATGCGTTGGGATCTGCGTCAACCCGCATATTCTGCGACGGATGTGCCGTGCCATCACCGCTACTCTATCGCGTCAATTTTACAGCGCTTACATCTCACTTAACGACCTGACGCGTGCATTTCCCAAGGAGTGAAGCGAAAACTAGCGGAAAATTACAGTTTACTACTACTGCTGCGATGTGAGCTTGTTGCACAAGTGAGCTGATATGGATCAGTGATCAGTCTATGTTATCCACAGCGGTCTCGaaggaataaaagataaatatatatatcatcTCTCACATATATATGCACTGTTCTTATTCATGTCAAGATTTTGATCAAGGAATAGAAAAAGAATGAAACTGGGACGGGAAAAAGGAAAACCAAGCATAATCGTATCCTCTGGTCATCAGCACAACTTACACTATGTACTATACTTAGCTAGCTAGAGATTATCCTCTCTCTTTCGTTTCACTTGCTTTGAAGCTTTGAGACCAAGATTACATACATGAACACACGAACGAAGTTCAATGAATATGAGCGTGTGATTGACCACACCAACAAGGCTTGCTTCCGCACCCATCCTCTCCACAATCAAAGAATACCGGACTCGAAACTCGATTGATCAACATCAACACACAGCAAGATGATGTGCGCCACTCACCAAGGAATCAGAATCAGCCTGGGCGGCAATGAAAAACTCCTCGATCCATGCATGTGCTAAGCGCGTGCCGACCTCTCAGTGATGTAAGGGGTTCGGGCCCGTAGGCACCAGCCTCTTCTGCACGCCGTACCGCGGATCGAGCTCGTCCTCGCCCTTGCCAACACCGGACGGTGGAATGCCTTGCCGATTCCATCGGTGGACATGCTGCCGccggtgatggtggtggtggtggtggtggtgatctGTTGACGAGGAGGCCGCAGCGTCGAAGCTCGTCACGGCGAGCAGCATCTTCCTTGCCGGGACGGCGACCGAGCCTGTTCGCCTCACCAGGAAGCCACCGCAGCCaaggcggcggccgcagccgTGGAACGCGACGGTGAGCACGGCGAGCCACAGGAGGACGACGGTGGCGACGGCGCTAGGTCGTCTCATGGTGACGACGACCGTGCATGCTTTTGGCGGACGAGAGGATTCATGGATGGGGCCGAGGCCGAGCTAGCTACCTAGCTATCAACATCTGCCCTTGTAGAACGACAGCTTGAGACTGAACGAATGAGAAACTAGCAAAGGGAAGCAACAAGGCTGTAATGCACGTACGCGTTAGCTGGGTGGCTTGTGCAGTTGTGCCTGGTGAGctggggaggaagaggaagcttATTGCGAGAGGTTGGTGTAAGCAAACTAGCAAAAGGGAAGGCAAAAGGGAAGACAAGCCGAGGGGTTGAGAGTTGAGAGACGTGGTGGAGGGCGTTAAGAGTTAAGACTGGGAAATTGCTTGCGTGGGACTCCTATCGCTGGGCTCGATTATattattaattaattaatgatcCGGATATCACGTTGGACGCTAGCAGCATGCATGCTGTAAACTGCAAGCAAAACTAGCGCGTGTATGGTACGTTAGCTTCTGAAGCCGTGCGCGCGCCATGCATGCACAAGCACGTACTCCGGTAATGCAAGCATTTGTTTATTCAATGAGTAAACAAGAACCACCGAAAATTAAAGAATAAATTTAGACTTGCTTTCACCATCTCTATGCACGGATTTGTACGTTTAAAGGTCATTAATTCAGGGCTGCCTATCACCACCGGCTCCAAACTCTACATCAACGCCGGTTTTGGTCCTCCAACAGGACATGACCAATTTTAACCAGTTAAAGTTTGCAGAATTTAGTTTTAACCCATCCAAGTTTTAGTCCATCCAAATAAGGTGCAGGTTGAACAAGCTAGTTGGATTGTTATTAATGTAGCTAGCTAGAAAGACTTTATAGCTAAGTATTATCTGAGCCTTCTAAATAAATCCTAACTTTATGATTTAGCTAATTAATTTATGACGAAATTAAAGAACTTCAGTCGTCTTTGCCGGATGCGGTGGCGGATTACATGCAGGCAAATGCATGGGCCGGTCGTACGTGCTGCTAACTTCGCGTTCAAGGCAGTGATAAGTGCAGAGGACCCGACGAGGGATGGATTATTGACTCGCTGGCTGGCCTGGACGCGGACGGTTGGCGAGCCGGCTAGTATTTAGCCTGTGCAGTCTAGCTAGTTAATTATGGTGGTATGCGTGCGTTTGGTTTGGAACTCGGGACATAGACACAAAGTCAATATTGGTGATGGCAAACGGACGCAAGTTGCTCGCGCACTACGGACTTGTTTGGTTTGAAGTCTGAGAAGAAATTGGTCGGAGTGCTACCTGTGACTTGCCTGCATCATGTTAGGTTGGCACTCGATTTTGAACGCCTGACAAAGGCAAGCAGATTAGCCTAGTATTAATGAGGTCATTAACGCACGCTACCATATCATGTGCTCTTTTTattcatttcttttttaaaaaaattaccacGTCCTGATTCATTTGTTCTCATGCAAAGCCGATTAGCTACTGTtgcttttccttctctttctctatAAATTGATGAGCACTATAAATGGATGAGCACAGGAAGAACATTTagcaaatatattttttaaacagGTCAATATCACTTAAAAAGTAAACAAtgaatatagaaatactaaaaaTAAAGATTAATTATTAAAGTACATGAAGAAATTGATTGATATATATGCGTACTCTCAAACTAAGATGCAGTATAATGTTGTTAGTGTTCTCAGGCACAAAACTCCAATTAAACATATCTTCTTCAAACTTGCATTGCCAGGCAAAATACATCAACTTTATAGGCAACTCTCAAGCAACATTTTTCACCAAGCAAATCCTCCAGGCCTCCAACCAAATGAGCCCTACATGATTCGATGATCCAGCGCTCATGCAAACGGGAGAAAGCACGTTTGCGGCGGTCTCCGTCGCGTCGTCCCGCCAGCTAACGGTAGGGTAATCCAGCCCATAGAAGGGGAGCCGTACGTGAGCGTCGAGGCGATGCAACAACTGGTGAAAGGCACCACACCCCAACGATGGCTCCGGAGGTGTCGCGTCCTATGGAGCGGGTCGCGGGTGGCGTCGTACCCAGTGTCACCAGGAACGTGGACGCCGGGACATCAAGCAAGCATGCCGACCCAATCTGAGAAGACGCAAGGAGGATCTGTGGGGCTGCTGTCTCCGCTTCTATTGGGCTTAGGGATGgcagggatggcaacggggaaTTTCATGTCGGGGAATGCTTCCCCATCCTCGTGATGAAAAAATTTCCCCATCACCGTCCATGCTCGCGGGGCAAGTTTTCTTCCCATCCCTGTCCCCGCGCGGCTCGCGGCAAGAGAAAAGGcataaaaaatcaaaaaaaaacttagcaTAGGTACATGgtacctgttcgcttcagcttatcagccaccgaacagtatttttctctcacaacaaatcagccgtttcaacttttcagccggtttataagTTCAGCTGACCAGGCTAAGGAATTCGAGTTTTGCTCACAATCCAGCCATAGCAGACATCGACACAGAATGGCAGGAAAAAGGAGAGGGAACATGCTTCTCGTCTCGTTGTCATTTACTCAAGCAAGTTACACGCATTCCAGAGAATAGCAACACGATTACACAATCTAGAATCACCAGGttgtagggggtgtttggatacaccctacccgtcacatcggatgtttggatactaattaaaagtattaaatatagtctaattacaaaactaattacacagatggagtttaattcgcgagacgaatctattaagcctaattagtccatgatttgacaa harbors:
- the LOC117850091 gene encoding protein FON2 SPARE1, whose protein sequence is MRRPSAVATVVLLWLAVLTVAFHGCGRRLGCGGFLVRRTGSVAVPARKMLLAVTSFDAAASSSTDHHHHHHHHHRRQHVHRWNRQGIPPSGVGKGEDELDPRYGVQKRLVPTGPNPLHH